In the Bacillota bacterium genome, TCTTAGTACAAATTAGTGCGGCGCGAGCTGGGTTACAAAAGGTAGCGCTGGCGATTTTGGGCAGTCATACCCGAGGATGCGTGGCGAATGCGATTAAGTCTGAACAGGGCGAGAAGTATATTGAAGAATTAATCAGTGTTCTGGACAAGTTTATCAAATAAAAATAAAAAAAGAAACGCCAACCTATTGTTTCTTAGGTTTGGCGTTTTCATCTTGTTTTGGTTCAGGTTCAATCGGTTCCAGTCCAACGCCAGCGAGAATTAGTTCGATCAGTTCCTTGGTCATCAACTCACCTCCTTTGCTGCCGAAGACTATGGGTCACCGGAAAGTTATGACCTGGTTCAAATCGACTGAAAGAGATAATTTAATTTTACTCATCTGGGATAACCGATGCAACAAATTTTATACCCCAACTTTCGACAATGTTTGTTTGGTTAAATTGGTCAGGTATCGATAATTTTTGTCTCGGCTATACTAATCCTGGAGGTGATCCATTTTGGTAAAAAGGGAGTCACAGCTGAGCCGATTGGTGGCTATAGGTATCATCTTCATTTTGATTTTCGCTAATCTTGCTTGTAGTAAGCCGCAGAGGAAACCTGAGCAGTCTAAGGGTAAAGAAAGCAATGAGAAAACCACCCCAAAAGAATTGACCCAACTGCAGTCAAGTCTCGAGCAGGTATTTGAAGCCTTAAGGCCAACCCAACCTGGCACTGCTACCCAAAAACCTCCTACTCCGTCGGAAAGTAAGCAGAGCGGGCAAGCCGGTAAACAGCAAGGGGAATCGAAAGAGCAAGATAAGAGCGAGCAAAAGGATGAGCAAAAAGATGAAGATAAGAATAAAGATAAGCAGATGACGAACCAAAAACTTGGTCAACCAGGTGGGCAAGGTGGACAGCAGCCAGGACAAGCGCCGCCAGGACAAATTGATTGGGTTGAACAAGAACAACAGCTGGAACAGATTCACCAGCAGTGGAATACGTATGAACCGAAAGCCATGAAAGCGGGGGCCAGGCTGGAAATCGTGACAGGGTTTGAAGAACAGCTTAACGTTTTAACTGCTAAAGTAATGGCCAGAGACCGCTACGGAGCCCAATTAGCAGCAAACAGGGCTGCCCAATACATCCCTGATTTTTTACAACTATATGGAACAAATCCGTCACCAGACCTTTCTCGTTTACGCTATCTGAATCGGGATGTGATGCTTAAAGTTGACGCTAACGATTGGGTCGGCGCGGAGAAGGATCTGGCTGAAATGCCGCCCATCTGGTCAAGAGTGCGGAGTGAAGCCAAAGGGGAGGAAGAGTATGAGACGAATAAAGTTGATTTTTCTTTGACTGACTTAAACCAGGCGGTCAAGACCAGGGACAAGGCCCTGGTGCGCATCAAAGCAGACATCGTAGAAAGAAATCTGACTACGTTAAGCAAGTTTCTGGAGAAAGAATCACAAGTTAAGAGTGGAGAAAAATAATTGAAATATGTATTGTGAAAAAATTTTAGCCACAAAGAAAAATGTGTCACTTTTTTCTGTAACAGCATAGACTATATCAAAACCACAGCCCTTAAAGGGGAGTAGCTAACGGACCTTCTGGTGTCTGTGAG is a window encoding:
- a CDS encoding metal-sensitive transcriptional regulator; the encoded protein is MERSQEFKKDLLRRISKIEGQIRGIHRMVEEDRYCVDILVQISAARAGLQKVALAILGSHTRGCVANAIKSEQGEKYIEELISVLDKFIK